AAAGCACCTGGCAGAGTTCCTTCTCGTGAACATCCAGCGGGTCAATCTTGTCGTTGTTGATGATGGGGCGGAGTCGCGGGCAACTCAAGCTCATTTCGGCATGCGGATACTTCTTTTGTAAGTAATACACATGGAGCGCCGAAGCCAGCGCATCGCGGCGGAAGTCCGAAAGGCCGAGGAGTGCAGAGAATGCCACCCCGCGCATGCCCGCCATCAGGGCGCGTTCCTGCGAATCAAAGCGGTACGGGAACACACGCTTATGGCCCATCAGGTGAAGTTGTTCGAAACGCACCTTGTCGTAGGTTTCCTGGAAAACGGTCACGTAGTCCACTCCGCATTCATGCAAGTAGCGGTATTCGTCGACGTTGACCGGGTATACTTCGATGCCCACCATGCGGAAATACTTGCGGGCCAGCTTGCAGGCTTCACCGATGTATTCCACACTGCTTTTCGCGCGGCTTTCGCCCGTGAGAATCAGGATTTCTTCCATGCCGCTGTCGGCGATGACCTTCATCTCGTGCTCGATCTGCTCCATGGTGAGCTGCATGCGCTTGATATGGTTGTAGCAGTTGAACCCGCAGTAAACGCAGTAGTTTTCGCAGTAGTTCGCGATGTAGAGCGGCGTGAAAAAATAGACGTTGTTGCCAAAATGCTTGCTCGTCTCGATTTTCGCCTTCGCGGCCATCTGTTCCAGATACGGAGCGGCCGCCGGAGAAAGGAGCGCCTTAAAATCTTCGAGCGTGCAGCGTTCATGTTCCAGGGCGCGCTTCACGTCCTTGCCGGTATACTTGGAATAATCGAAATTTTCAGACTCAGAGAGCACCTTGTCGGCAATGTCCGACTGGATGACTTCCATGCCGGGCAGATAATCCATTATATTAGTACGGGAACTCGGATCGTTTTCAAGGCGGTGCTTCTTGGCAAGCGCCCCTTCCGAGAGATTCCCGGAATCAAACAGGTAATTATTGTCTTTTCTTTCCACAGCCCCCAAATATAGAAAAGAAGCCCAAATCTTGCTAGAAGTCGCTTTTCATCTATTTTTTGCCTTTTTTCACCACGTTTTCCTCTTTTTTCGCCTTTTTCGCGATACTTTCACCTCCGAATTCCGAACTCCGAATTCCGAATTTTCTATATATACCCCCAAATTGCATTTTTGCCTGGGTCCTGTGACCAGATTCGCCAATTCCACTGGTGCTAGAGCAGAGAAACTCGGACAAAAACATGTAATGAAACAGGTCGCCATGGTGGTGACCGCAAAAACAACAAAAAAAAGGAATGGCTATAATGGCTACTATCACTAAAGAAAAGGCTGCAGAAATCACCGCTAAGTTCGGAGCAAACGAAAAGGACACCGGTAACGTCCGCGTTCAGATCGCTCTCCTCACCGAGAAGATCAAGAACCTCACCGAACATGCTAAGACCCACAAGAAGGACTTCCACTCCCTGCGCGGTCTGTCCATGATGGTTTCTAAGCGCAAGAACCTCCTCAAGTACTACGGCGAAAAGGACATTATCGCCCAGCGTGCCTTGATCAAGGAACTCGGTCTGCGCGGCTAATTCTTCAGACTGGAGAAATTTATGTCTATTGACGCATACCATCAAAAATACGGCAAGATGCTCGACCCGAAGGAAGTGTCCGTAACGCTCCCTGACGGCCGCGTCATCACGTTTGAAACAGGCCGTATCGCCAAGCAGGCACGCGGAGCAGCAGTCGCCAAGATGGGCGATGCATTCGTGCTCTCTACTGTCTGCTACGGCGAAGAAAAAGAAGGCGACTTCTTCCCCCTCACTGTGGAATACCGCGAAAAGGCTTACGCCGCTGGTCGCCTCCCGGGCGGCTACAGCAAGCGCGAAGCCGGTCGTCCCTCTGACGAAGAAACGCTTTCTGCACGTATTATTGACCGCCCGATTCGCCCGATGTTCCCCGAGAACTTCACCCGCGAAGTCCAGGTGATCGTGCAGGTTCTGTCTGCTGACCGCAAGTTTGCACCGGACGTGCTCGGCGTGTCTGCAGCATCCCTTTCTATCGGTCTTTCTGAACTGCCCTTCGAACAGCAGGTTGCCGCCGTACGCGTGGCCGTGGTCGATGGTCAGAACATCGTGATGCCCACCTACGAACAGATGGCCTGCGCCGATCTGGACCTGGTGGTCGCCGGTACCGAAGATTCCGTCTGCATGGTGGAAGGCGGTGCCTACGAAGTGTCCGAAGACACGATGATCAACGCAATTCTCGCCGGTCACGAAGCCATCAAGCTCATGTGCAAGGCCCAACAGGAACTGGTGGACCGCTGCGCTAAGCCCAAGATGGAACTCAAGCCGCAGCACGTTGGCGAAGCCCACGAAAAGCTTCTCGCCACGGTGAAGGAAGTCGTGTGGGACGAACTGAACAAGGACGTCCACTCCAACATGGTGAAGACCGACTTCTATCCGGCTATGGCAGACCTCTGCGCGAAGATGCTGGAAGACGAACGCATTCTTGCCATCATCGGCAAGGACGAAGAACAGGATCCTGCTCTCGTTGCAGACGCTAAGGCAATCTTTAGCGACTACGAACGCACTGCCATGCGCGAAATGATCCTGAACGAAGACGTGCGTCTCGACGGCCGTACGACGACCGAAGTCCGCCCGATCGAAATCGAACTCGGCGTTCTCCCGAGCGCTCACGGTTCTGCGATCTTCCAGCGTGGTGAAACCCAGGGTCTCGTGGTCTGCACGCTCGGCTCCAAGGCCGACGAACAGCGCTACGAAAGCCTGCAGGGCGAAGGCTCCAAGAGCTACATGCTGCATTACAACTTCCCGCCGTACTGCGTGGGTGAATGCAAGCGCCTCGGCATGAGCCGCCGCGAAATCGGTCACGGCCACCTGGCTGAACGCTCTCTCGCTGCCGTTCTTCCGCTGCCGGAAGACTTCCCGTACACCATCCGCGTGGTTTCCGAAATTCAGGAATCCAACGGTTCTTCTTCCATGGCCTCTGTTTGCGGTGGCTGCCTCAGCTTGATGGACGCTGGCGTTCCTATCAAGGCTCCGGTCGCAGGTGTCGCCATGGGCCTCATCTCCGAAAAGGGTTCCGTCAAGGAAGGCGGCAAGATCAAGATCTTGACCGACATCACCGGTACGGAAGACCACCTCGGCGATATGGACTTCAAGGTGACGGGTACTGCCGAAGGTATCACTGCCTTCCAGATGGATATCAAGATCCGCGGCATTACGCCGGAACTCATGCGCGAAGCTCTGGAACAGGCTCGTCAGGGCCGCCTGCACATCCTCGGCAAGATGGCTGAGCTGGGCCTCGCCGCTCCGCGTCCGAAGGTTTCCGAGAAGGCTCCGACCATGATCAAGATGCGCATCCCGACCAACAAGATTCGCGACGTCATCGGTTCCGGTGGCTCCGTGATCAAGGGCATGCAGTCTCAGACGGGTTGCACCATCAACATCGACGACGATGGCAACATCGACATTGCCGCCCCGAGTGGCAAGGCCGCTGCAGTCTGCCGCCGCATGATCGAGGAACTCACTGCCGAACCCGAACCGGGCCGCAAGTACAAGGGCAAGGTCAAGACGATCCAGCCGTTTGGCGCATTCGTCGAAATCCTCCCGGGTCGCGACGGCCTCGTGCACATCTCCGAACTTGCCGACCACCGCGTCGATAAGGTCGAAGACGTCGTTCACGTCGGTGACGAAGTCGAAGTGCTCTGCCTCGGTGTCGACCCGAAGGGCAAGGTGAAGCTTTCCATGAAGGCGCTCCTCCCTCCGAAGCCCGCAGCAGAAGCTCCGGCCGCTGATGCTTCGACAGGCTCAGCAACCGCCGCTACTGAAGCTCCGGCTGCACCTGAAGCACCGGCTGAAGCCTAATTTCGATTATCAGCTGATTTAAGTCACGGTCGTCAATCGTAAAAAGATTGGCGACCGTGATTTTTTACACACATTTTAGACATTTTAAGCAAAATAAACCAGGGAACACACCTTAACCCGTAAATTTTAATTTATATTTAATACGGTTGATTGGTGTTGTTAATCGATGGGATTTACATGGTTATTTTGTATTTGACATTTCTGACCGTTTTATCGGCCTTTAATATATTGGTGCACCACCGTATCAACCCGAAATTGAACGGTCCTTACACACTGTTATTCTATTCTGTATTCATCGCTTGTCTAGGGCACCTTTTACTAGCCTTATCTACAAACCTGGACCAGGCAATTCTTTCGAATAAAATAATCTATGTGGGATCGATATGCCTCCCGCTATTTACTTTCGACGCAGGTATATCCATCTGCAAAATCCGACTCCCCCATTGGTGCTATGACTTGCTAACCATCGTGGTTTTTGCGGTATTCGTATTATCGCAGACAGTCGGTTTTAGCGACATCTATTACAAGTCTATCAAGTTCATCTATACCAACGGCGTAGGAAACTTTACCGCGGTCTATGGCATAGGCCACGACATATTCAACTGCATGATGGTCGGTTTCGTCTTAATCAACGTGAGCCTTATCGTCTATGCTTTCATCAAAAGAAGGAACGTTTCCTTCAACAGCTTGATTGCGCTTTCTTCGATTGAAGTCGTGTCGATCCTTTCGTTCTTCATTTCCCGTTTTGTCGAAAGCGATACGCTGGTCATGCCCGCCGTCTACGTATTTGACCAATTCGCCCTCCTGTACATCTGTTTCTGGGTCAAACGCTACGATGTTGAACAAATTATTTCCCATGTTTTGGAAACCCAGAACACCGACAGCTATGTCCTGATTACGACAAACAACAAATTTCTCGGTTGCAACGCAGTGGCTTACAAGACCTTCCCCGACCTTAAAAAATGCCGGATAGACCACTCGATGCCCGACAATACGAAACTCAACCACCTTCTCGTTTCATGGATCAAGGAAATTTCTCAAGACAAGATTATCATCGAGAAAAAATTCGAAAGCGACGGAAGATACTACAAAATCAAGTTGAGACAGATTCCGCTTACCCGCGCCAAGAAAATCAACCTGTTCAAGATTGAAGACGAAACCAGCATCCACAATTACATCAATATGCTGGGTTCAAACAATGTCCGTCTGGAAATGATGCTGAAGGAGAACGACTCTCAAATCCGCTCAATCCAGGAACAAATGCTTATCGGCATGGCCCACATGGTCGAAAACCGTGATAGCAATACCGGTAGCCATATCAAGCGTACAAGCAAGGTCGTTTCTATCTTGGTGGACTACCTGCGCAAAGACAAGAGTCTCGGTTTCTCTGAGTTTTTCTTCGACAGTCTGGTTTCTGCAGCCCCGATGCATGACATCGGTAAAATCGCTATCGAAGACCGCATCCTGAGAAAGCCCGGTCGATTTACCCCGCAGGAATACGAAGAAATGAAGAGCCACCCCGAAAAGGGCGCCATGATCGTAGAAAACCTGCTTACCTCTATAGAATCTCCCGACTTTGTCAAGATTGCAAGCAATGTAGCTCGTTACCACCACGAACGCTTCGATGGATTTGGGTACCCGCATAAACTCAAGGGAAACCATATTCCATTCGAAGCCCGCGTCATGGCAGTCGCCGACGTCTACGATGCGCTAGTCAGCAAGCGCTGCTACAAGGCCGAGATGTCTTTTGATGACGCCTATACGATTATCATCGAAGGTATGGGCACCCAATTCGATCCTTCGCTCAAGGATTGCTTTATCGCCTGCCGTTCCAAGTTAGAAGAATACTACGGCAGCCTGAAAGAAGACGAAGCATAGAGAATTTGGAATGAAAAATGAAGAATGAAAAAACTTTCATCCTTCATTTTTTCTACATTTGTTCACATAACAAGGTCTAGTAAACAAATGCTGAAAAAACTTACAAATTTAATTTTCGGAGCCACTCTCTTCTTAGGGTTCACCGCTTGCGGTGACGATGACTCGGGGTTTCACATTTCATCGGCATCCTCTATAAACAACCTACCCGATTGCTCGCGTGAAAATGCAGGTGATCGCTACTTTGTCGAAAGCAAGGACGCCGTTTACGCGTGCAATCAGGGGAAATGGGTTGATGAACGCGATCTGGATGAAGACGAGTACAGTTCGTCTTCGGACAGTACGGATCTGAGTGCAGGTTCCAATTCGAAAAAAGGCAGTTCCTCATCGAAGAATCCTTCTTCTAGTAATGACGAAAGCTCAGATACATCCAATTCTTCGGGAAACACCTCTTTGTCGAAGAATTCCTCGTCATCTGAAGCATCTTCTTCGAACAATGAATCTTCTTCATCTTCGGAAGAAGATACCCCCGGTTTGGTAATCCAGGGAAGATACGAAGGGTTCTATTCTCATGAAGTAGCCACCAATGTTTATGCCCGACTTTTGGACAATAAGTTGGATTATGTGGATTCAACAATTGAATACAAGGGGACTATGGATACTACCACGAACAAGTTCATTATTCGTGGAATTCCAGAAGATGCTGAATTCTTGGAAATCGAGATTATCCGCAACAACACCACGAATTCGACAATCAGGTCTTATGTCTACCAATACGGCATTGTCAATGTGAAAAAAGATACGTCTTTATTTATAAATCCGCCGTTCAGCGCAATTCAGGGCAGAATCAAGTCCTTGGTCAGGGAACAGGGCCTTTCGTTTGTCAACGCGAAACACCAGGCCGAAACGGAGCTGCAGAAGGCTTTCGGTCTCGACGAAAAATTCCATGACGTGGATAAATTCAGCGTCGCCGGGACGTCGGATACGGACAAGCTGTGGGCGACGGCGATAACCTACTTTATCGCATCGGATATGGATTTTGGTTCAAGGTATTTTGACTCGGAATCGTTTGTGAAAAACGGTGTCGTGGAGTTCGATGAAGATGCTGCCGGTGAGCTGTTTTCCGATATGTACCGTTGCTCGGGCCGCTGCTGCAGCGGATTCTGTTATTGGGCCTCGGATATTAGCGAGCAGCTGGAATATTTATTGGATGTTCTCTCGAGTCGAGGTACATGTGAAGCCTCCCGTGAAGGTGAAGTCTATTCGTTCAAGATTTCAAAAGATTACGACTATCTCTTTTATGTAACATGCGCCAAAACGCAATGGAATGAATCGACAACTATCGAAAAGTATACTTACCAGTGGGATAAGCCCTGTACACAAGGAGATTACAAAAAGGGCAATGTCACCGACAATGTGTATTTCTGCCAAAACGGATCGTGGTTCAATGCGGTTTCATGGAATCTTGATATTCCCAGAGATTACCGCCTGAACCCGACTATCGATTACGGAGAACTGGTGGATGAACGCGACGGGAAAACATACAAAACCGTGAAAATCGGGAACAAGACCTGGATGGCGCAGAACCTCGATTTCCGTGGATACAAGACGGGTTATGAACAAGACTCTAGCATTGTTGCGAATATGAAAGGCCGGAATAGAGTTTGCTACAAGGATAGTACAAAGTATTGCGATGTGTGCGGAGGCATGTACAACTGGCAGGCTGCCATGAACTTGAACGGAGCTGCGGTGAATTACGACTCCGCATCTATTGCAGCCTTAATCCAGAAAGAGCACCAGGGAATTTGTCCCGAAGGCTGGCATATCCCGACGATGCTTGAATTCAAGAATATCGTGGTTGACAAGTACGGCGTACCGCTCGACAGTAACGGACATGCTCTCAGATCCCGTTATGGGTGGGGTACCAATATGGAAGACGCCTATGGATTTTCTGCACTGCCTTGCGGCAGGCATTGGTATGCATGGAACATATCGGGCTATGCGTTCGGTGATGCCGGACGCCAGGCTTATTTCCTTGCTTACGAGGGAATCCGGGAAACCGAGGTCAGGGTTCAATCTAGCGGATTTCCCAAAATGATGATTTACACTCAGGACCATTCTGCCGACTACCATTTCTCTATCCGTTGCGTAAAAAACGACTAACCTTGAGGCGAAAATTTGCTATCTTTGGGCGCATGACGAAGTTTAGCGAATTCCCGTACGTTGCCGACCGCTTCAATGCAGTCCGCAGGGAAACTGTACAAGTCCGCGTTGGCGGCGCACTTATCGGGGGCAATGCCCCCATTTTAGTTCAGTCCATGACCACCACCAAGCCGAAGGACGTCGAGAAGACGGTGGCGGAAACTTTAGCGCTTGCCAAGGTGGGCTGTGGCCTGGTTCGCATTACCGCTCCGACATTTGCTGATGCTGCAGCACTTGAAGAAGTGATGAAACAGGTGCGAGCAGCCGGCTGCACCGTTCCGGTATCTGCCGATATCCACTTCCAGCCGAAGGCCGCTTTCGAAGCCCTCAAGTGGGTCGAGAAAGTCCGCATCAATCCGGGTAACTTTGTAGACACCGGCATTTTGACGCTCGACCAGCAGACGGACAAATCTTTTGACGAGGGCAAGGAAAAGGTGGCAGAAGCCTTTACGCCGTTCGTGCAGGAGGCCAAGCGCCTGGGACGCGCCATCCGCATCGGCGTGAACCACGGTTCGCTCTCTGCCCGCATGATTTACCGCTACGGCGATACGGTGGAGGGCATGGTGGAAAGCGCCATGGAATACCTGGCCGTGTGCGAAGCTGAACATTTTGACCAGGTGGTCCTCAGCCTCAAGAGCAGCAACCCGCGCGTGGCGATTGCCGCCTACCGTATGCTCGCCGCGCGAATCAAGCAGGAAGGCTTTAAGCCGTACCCGTTCCACGTAGGTGTCACGGAAGCGGGCGCGGGTGCCGACGGACGCTTGAAGTCTGCAGCTGGCATCGGCGCCTTGTTGCTCGATGGCCTTGCAGACACCATCCGCGTATCGCTCACCGAAGATCCGGTGGCCGAAGTCCCTGTGGCACAGGAACTCATCAAGGCCTGCGCGTTGCCTGCTGCGCCGACGGCATACAACGTGCCGATTCTTGAAAAGGACCCGTACCATTACGAACGCAGAGCGACGACGCCCGTCGCTGTTTCCGGCGTGGAAATTGGTGGTTCTCATCCGGTGAAGGTCGGCGTGAAGGCCGATGCAATTGCACTCACGGGCGAACGCCGCAATGCAGAATTCGCGCTCCCCAACTTGAACGAAAAGCCGATTGTGGAATTCAAGGACGCCATGGATATCGCGGGCTTTGCCCAGAATCCGGCAGCGGTACCGGCAGGTTCCGTGTTCTGCTACACGGGAGCCGAAATGGTTTCCGGCGTGCGCGCCCTTGCTGCTGCACTTGATGCAGCAGGTCGCAAAGACCCGATTTTGCTTTACGCCAAAATCGGCGACACCGAAAAGGAAACCCTCCGCGTCTCTGCCGATATCGGAAGCCTCGTGACGGACGGTCTTGGCGATGCCGTCGTGATTGACGGCTACAAGGGCGCGAAGGAATGCGTGCTCCTTGCATTCGATATTCTGCAGGCCGCCTACTGCCGCCGCAGCAAGACGAACTTTATCAGCTGCCCCAGCTGCGGCCGCACCTTGTACGACATCCAGCAGGTCATGGGCAAGATCAAGGCCCGCTTCGGCCACCTCTCCGACATTTCCATCGGCATCATGGGCTGCATCGTGAACGGCCCAGGCGAAATGGCGGACGCCGACTTCGGGTACGTGGGCGGTGGCCCCGGCCGCATTACCTTGTTCGAGGGCAAGACGGCAGTCAAGAAGAACATTCCCGAAGAGGACGCCATCGAGGAACTCGTGAATTTGATCAAGGAAAGAGGCCGCTGGCAAGAACCCTAAAAGTGGTTAGTAAACAGTGGCTAGTAAACAGGAATATTTAAGTGGCTAGTAAACAGGAATGTAAAAGGAAAGTTCTTATTACAATCCTAACCACTAATCACTAACCACCAATCACTAAGTTTTAACTTAAACAAAGGACAATACAATGGCAACTATTAAGACGATGAACAACATTTCCAAGAAAGGCCTGAGCCTGTTTGGCTCGTTCTACCAGGTTTCCGACTCCGTTGA
The Fibrobacter sp. UWH4 DNA segment above includes these coding regions:
- a CDS encoding HD-GYP domain-containing protein, encoding MGSICLPLFTFDAGISICKIRLPHWCYDLLTIVVFAVFVLSQTVGFSDIYYKSIKFIYTNGVGNFTAVYGIGHDIFNCMMVGFVLINVSLIVYAFIKRRNVSFNSLIALSSIEVVSILSFFISRFVESDTLVMPAVYVFDQFALLYICFWVKRYDVEQIISHVLETQNTDSYVLITTNNKFLGCNAVAYKTFPDLKKCRIDHSMPDNTKLNHLLVSWIKEISQDKIIIEKKFESDGRYYKIKLRQIPLTRAKKINLFKIEDETSIHNYINMLGSNNVRLEMMLKENDSQIRSIQEQMLIGMAHMVENRDSNTGSHIKRTSKVVSILVDYLRKDKSLGFSEFFFDSLVSAAPMHDIGKIAIEDRILRKPGRFTPQEYEEMKSHPEKGAMIVENLLTSIESPDFVKIASNVARYHHERFDGFGYPHKLKGNHIPFEARVMAVADVYDALVSKRCYKAEMSFDDAYTIIIEGMGTQFDPSLKDCFIACRSKLEEYYGSLKEDEA
- the ispG gene encoding (E)-4-hydroxy-3-methylbut-2-enyl-diphosphate synthase translates to MTKFSEFPYVADRFNAVRRETVQVRVGGALIGGNAPILVQSMTTTKPKDVEKTVAETLALAKVGCGLVRITAPTFADAAALEEVMKQVRAAGCTVPVSADIHFQPKAAFEALKWVEKVRINPGNFVDTGILTLDQQTDKSFDEGKEKVAEAFTPFVQEAKRLGRAIRIGVNHGSLSARMIYRYGDTVEGMVESAMEYLAVCEAEHFDQVVLSLKSSNPRVAIAAYRMLAARIKQEGFKPYPFHVGVTEAGAGADGRLKSAAGIGALLLDGLADTIRVSLTEDPVAEVPVAQELIKACALPAAPTAYNVPILEKDPYHYERRATTPVAVSGVEIGGSHPVKVGVKADAIALTGERRNAEFALPNLNEKPIVEFKDAMDIAGFAQNPAAVPAGSVFCYTGAEMVSGVRALAAALDAAGRKDPILLYAKIGDTEKETLRVSADIGSLVTDGLGDAVVIDGYKGAKECVLLAFDILQAAYCRRSKTNFISCPSCGRTLYDIQQVMGKIKARFGHLSDISIGIMGCIVNGPGEMADADFGYVGGGPGRITLFEGKTAVKKNIPEEDAIEELVNLIKERGRWQEP
- the thiH gene encoding 2-iminoacetate synthase ThiH; this translates as MERKDNNYLFDSGNLSEGALAKKHRLENDPSSRTNIMDYLPGMEVIQSDIADKVLSESENFDYSKYTGKDVKRALEHERCTLEDFKALLSPAAAPYLEQMAAKAKIETSKHFGNNVYFFTPLYIANYCENYCVYCGFNCYNHIKRMQLTMEQIEHEMKVIADSGMEEILILTGESRAKSSVEYIGEACKLARKYFRMVGIEVYPVNVDEYRYLHECGVDYVTVFQETYDKVRFEQLHLMGHKRVFPYRFDSQERALMAGMRGVAFSALLGLSDFRRDALASALHVYYLQKKYPHAEMSLSCPRLRPIINNDKIDPLDVHEKELCQVLCAYRIFLPYVGITVSSRESKEFRNGIVKIAATKVSAGVSTGIGDHESKYSGHDDGEGGDEQFEINDGRSFNAMYSDISGEGLQPVLNDYLYV
- the pnp gene encoding polyribonucleotide nucleotidyltransferase, with product MLDPKEVSVTLPDGRVITFETGRIAKQARGAAVAKMGDAFVLSTVCYGEEKEGDFFPLTVEYREKAYAAGRLPGGYSKREAGRPSDEETLSARIIDRPIRPMFPENFTREVQVIVQVLSADRKFAPDVLGVSAASLSIGLSELPFEQQVAAVRVAVVDGQNIVMPTYEQMACADLDLVVAGTEDSVCMVEGGAYEVSEDTMINAILAGHEAIKLMCKAQQELVDRCAKPKMELKPQHVGEAHEKLLATVKEVVWDELNKDVHSNMVKTDFYPAMADLCAKMLEDERILAIIGKDEEQDPALVADAKAIFSDYERTAMREMILNEDVRLDGRTTTEVRPIEIELGVLPSAHGSAIFQRGETQGLVVCTLGSKADEQRYESLQGEGSKSYMLHYNFPPYCVGECKRLGMSRREIGHGHLAERSLAAVLPLPEDFPYTIRVVSEIQESNGSSSMASVCGGCLSLMDAGVPIKAPVAGVAMGLISEKGSVKEGGKIKILTDITGTEDHLGDMDFKVTGTAEGITAFQMDIKIRGITPELMREALEQARQGRLHILGKMAELGLAAPRPKVSEKAPTMIKMRIPTNKIRDVIGSGGSVIKGMQSQTGCTINIDDDGNIDIAAPSGKAAAVCRRMIEELTAEPEPGRKYKGKVKTIQPFGAFVEILPGRDGLVHISELADHRVDKVEDVVHVGDEVEVLCLGVDPKGKVKLSMKALLPPKPAAEAPAADASTGSATAATEAPAAPEAPAEA
- the rpsO gene encoding 30S ribosomal protein S15 — protein: MATITKEKAAEITAKFGANEKDTGNVRVQIALLTEKIKNLTEHAKTHKKDFHSLRGLSMMVSKRKNLLKYYGEKDIIAQRALIKELGLRG
- a CDS encoding FISUMP domain-containing protein; its protein translation is MLKKLTNLIFGATLFLGFTACGDDDSGFHISSASSINNLPDCSRENAGDRYFVESKDAVYACNQGKWVDERDLDEDEYSSSSDSTDLSAGSNSKKGSSSSKNPSSSNDESSDTSNSSGNTSLSKNSSSSEASSSNNESSSSSEEDTPGLVIQGRYEGFYSHEVATNVYARLLDNKLDYVDSTIEYKGTMDTTTNKFIIRGIPEDAEFLEIEIIRNNTTNSTIRSYVYQYGIVNVKKDTSLFINPPFSAIQGRIKSLVREQGLSFVNAKHQAETELQKAFGLDEKFHDVDKFSVAGTSDTDKLWATAITYFIASDMDFGSRYFDSESFVKNGVVEFDEDAAGELFSDMYRCSGRCCSGFCYWASDISEQLEYLLDVLSSRGTCEASREGEVYSFKISKDYDYLFYVTCAKTQWNESTTIEKYTYQWDKPCTQGDYKKGNVTDNVYFCQNGSWFNAVSWNLDIPRDYRLNPTIDYGELVDERDGKTYKTVKIGNKTWMAQNLDFRGYKTGYEQDSSIVANMKGRNRVCYKDSTKYCDVCGGMYNWQAAMNLNGAAVNYDSASIAALIQKEHQGICPEGWHIPTMLEFKNIVVDKYGVPLDSNGHALRSRYGWGTNMEDAYGFSALPCGRHWYAWNISGYAFGDAGRQAYFLAYEGIRETEVRVQSSGFPKMMIYTQDHSADYHFSIRCVKND